Proteins found in one Paenibacillus borealis genomic segment:
- a CDS encoding MFS transporter gives MNIMRNRPLRNRYRDVRKASIHRKNLQIATFEGIPATIFQVLLQGQFLTGFLLYLGASSSQIGFVLALTTLVNVAQIGVAFLIQKLPSRKWAMVTFIGLHRLLWGSTGLVPFIFPQEYWVTAFIVMYTIAFIANTAGGVLWSSVISDLVPARVRGRYFGIRNTLLNALGSLVMYGGGIILDRYPGGHGFLILYIIVWVFSILNVVVFFFYPDVPFEKSEETDFLPMFKKPLHDKLFMKSTLFLAAWLLLQNLTVPLYSYVMLQLLHINYEKLSLLNVSQTIFMMGSFYVWGNLNAKYSNKRLLLWTLPIIAVSSLMWGLLSVLPMLPVLFAAHIVFGMGVGGFNQLAFNFIIGDTPKKERPMYMAMYAALTGLAAFFGPLLGGRIYEWIKHWPEWTQVYGMQLVVGTLMITLALLLGRRILRDE, from the coding sequence ATGAACATCATGAGAAACCGGCCGCTGCGGAACCGCTACAGGGACGTCCGCAAGGCCTCGATACATCGCAAGAATCTGCAGATTGCTACCTTTGAGGGGATACCAGCCACTATCTTTCAGGTGCTGCTGCAAGGGCAGTTCCTGACAGGCTTTCTGTTATATCTAGGGGCGAGCTCCAGCCAGATCGGATTTGTCCTGGCGCTTACCACCCTGGTGAATGTAGCGCAGATTGGCGTAGCTTTCCTGATCCAGAAGCTGCCGAGCCGTAAATGGGCAATGGTTACTTTTATCGGACTGCACAGACTGCTCTGGGGATCTACCGGCCTTGTGCCGTTCATCTTTCCGCAAGAGTATTGGGTTACCGCTTTCATAGTTATGTATACAATCGCTTTCATTGCTAATACAGCAGGCGGTGTGCTGTGGAGTTCTGTTATCAGCGATCTGGTACCGGCACGGGTCAGAGGCCGTTATTTCGGCATCCGTAATACCTTGCTTAATGCGCTGGGAAGTCTGGTAATGTACGGAGGCGGCATTATTCTGGACCGCTATCCGGGCGGGCACGGCTTCCTTATCCTGTATATTATCGTGTGGGTTTTCTCGATTTTGAACGTTGTTGTATTCTTCTTCTATCCTGATGTACCGTTTGAGAAATCAGAAGAGACAGATTTTCTGCCGATGTTTAAGAAACCGCTTCACGATAAGCTGTTTATGAAATCTACGCTGTTCCTGGCCGCGTGGCTGCTGCTGCAGAATTTGACCGTTCCGCTGTATTCCTATGTAATGCTGCAGCTGCTTCATATTAATTATGAGAAGCTCTCGCTGCTGAATGTATCACAGACGATCTTCATGATGGGCAGCTTCTATGTATGGGGCAACCTGAACGCCAAGTACAGCAACAAACGGCTGCTGCTCTGGACGCTGCCGATTATCGCAGTCTCCTCGCTGATGTGGGGCCTGCTGTCCGTATTGCCGATGCTGCCGGTTCTGTTTGCCGCGCATATTGTATTTGGCATGGGCGTGGGGGGCTTCAACCAGCTGGCCTTCAACTTCATTATCGGGGATACGCCGAAGAAGGAACGGCCGATGTATATGGCTATGTATGCGGCACTTACAGGTCTGGCAGCCTTTTTCGGTCCGCTGCTGGGCGGCCGGATCTATGAATGGATTAAGCATTGGCCCGAATGGACGCAGGTGTACGGCATGCAGCTTGTGGTAGGGACGCTGATGATCACTTTGGCGCTGCTGCTGGGCCGGCGTATTTTGCGGGATGAGTAA
- a CDS encoding NAD(P)H-binding protein, producing MTRIALVLGATGLVGSALTEDLLNGDWDEVRVLVRRPLKLQHAKLRQIQIDWDQLGQYKEQFAGVYAVFCCLGTTIKKAGSQEQFEKVDLEYPLAAAAIAKASGVKQFLAVSSIGANAKSRNFYTRTKGRVEDGLIAAGFHGLHLFRPSQLLGDREEFRLGERVASVIMKGLDFAMVGKAAKYRAIPAAKVARAMKNIALADTGGVHIYTNEVIHVIGKH from the coding sequence GTGACAAGAATTGCGTTAGTACTGGGAGCTACGGGTCTGGTGGGCAGTGCCCTGACGGAGGATTTACTGAATGGTGACTGGGATGAGGTCCGCGTGCTTGTCCGCCGGCCGCTGAAGCTGCAGCATGCGAAGCTCAGGCAGATCCAGATCGACTGGGATCAGCTTGGGCAATATAAGGAACAGTTCGCAGGAGTGTATGCGGTATTCTGCTGTCTGGGAACCACGATTAAGAAGGCGGGTTCACAGGAGCAATTCGAGAAGGTGGATCTGGAGTATCCGCTTGCCGCCGCCGCTATTGCCAAAGCGTCTGGCGTGAAGCAGTTCCTAGCGGTGTCTTCGATAGGCGCGAACGCGAAATCACGCAACTTCTATACCCGTACCAAGGGTCGGGTGGAGGACGGGCTGATTGCGGCCGGATTCCACGGTCTGCATCTGTTCCGGCCCTCCCAGCTGCTCGGCGACCGGGAGGAATTCAGACTGGGGGAACGTGTGGCTTCCGTGATCATGAAGGGTCTGGACTTCGCCATGGTCGGCAAAGCTGCGAAGTACCGGGCCATCCCTGCGGCCAAGGTGGCCCGGGCGATGAAGAATATTGCCCTTGCCGATACAGGCGGCGTGCATATTTATACCAATGAAGTGATTCATGTAATCGGCAAGCACTAG
- a CDS encoding RidA family protein encodes MSKKQVATSKAPGAIGPYSQAIMAGNWVYTSGQLGMDPETAALADNVQEQARQSLSNVKAILEEAGASMEHVVKTTVYLKDMNDFAAVNEVYATFFTEPYPARSAVEVARLPKDALVEIEAVARKK; translated from the coding sequence ATGAGTAAAAAGCAGGTAGCAACGAGCAAAGCCCCGGGTGCCATCGGACCTTACAGCCAGGCAATCATGGCCGGCAATTGGGTCTACACTTCCGGCCAGCTGGGCATGGACCCGGAAACGGCTGCACTGGCAGACAATGTGCAGGAGCAGGCACGCCAGTCGCTTAGCAATGTGAAGGCCATTCTTGAAGAAGCCGGCGCTTCCATGGAGCATGTAGTGAAAACAACGGTATATCTGAAGGATATGAATGACTTCGCAGCGGTTAATGAAGTTTACGCTACTTTCTTTACAGAGCCTTATCCGGCCCGCAGCGCAGTCGAAGTTGCACGTCTGCCGAAGGATGCGCTTGTTGAGATTGAAGCGGTAGCACGCAAGAAATAA
- a CDS encoding TetR/AcrR family transcriptional regulator: protein MSRADDIMNVANHFILERGYSAFSYADIAGEIGIQKASIHYHFPSKANLVQSVVGRYRQQIKSNLALLDGMEGDPQEKLTQYLNYWEVCLEAQATDICLCALLASEIPILPEEVRSEIKAHFQELTDWFMKLLQESKVPLQYTTADVSDEEMAHGILAGIHGGMLAARTFNDVGQFRMIKSGLLHQISPAK, encoded by the coding sequence ATGAGCAGAGCCGATGACATCATGAATGTGGCCAACCATTTTATTCTTGAGAGGGGGTACAGTGCTTTCAGCTATGCGGATATTGCAGGGGAGATCGGGATTCAGAAGGCAAGCATCCACTACCATTTTCCTTCCAAGGCTAATCTGGTGCAGAGTGTAGTAGGCCGTTACCGGCAGCAGATTAAATCCAATCTGGCCTTGCTGGACGGGATGGAAGGTGATCCGCAGGAGAAGCTGACTCAATATTTGAACTATTGGGAGGTCTGCCTGGAGGCGCAGGCAACAGATATATGTCTCTGTGCATTGCTGGCGTCGGAAATTCCGATTCTCCCGGAAGAGGTCCGCAGTGAGATTAAGGCGCATTTTCAGGAGCTGACAGACTGGTTCATGAAGCTGCTCCAGGAGAGCAAGGTGCCGCTGCAATATACAACTGCTGACGTATCGGATGAAGAAATGGCTCATGGAATACTGGCAGGCATCCACGGCGGAATGCTTGCTGCACGGACATTTAATGATGTAGGGCAATTCCGGATGATCAAAAGCGGATTGCTGCATCAGATTAGCCCGGCAAAGTAA
- a CDS encoding alpha/beta hydrolase: MTKPTLIFIHGAFVTPKSFETLMAYFSSQGFPVLAPAWPYHETKAAELKSDSSGQLGKIGLEELVEHYARIIRTLPQKPVIIGHSFGGALTQLLMDRNLGLAGIAIDSAGTKGIVAAAYPTTTRTIARIFLAPWKKTFLMNPKEFKYGFVHNMPKAEQEQAYREHVVPETSRIFFQAAAAPFSAKSPAAVNYDNGDRGPLLMIAGELDRIIPAKMVRKNFGFYNQNSGAVTEYKEFAGRSHWIIAEPGWKEVAEYMENWLERQLPSGLI, from the coding sequence ATGACAAAACCAACCCTAATTTTTATCCACGGTGCGTTTGTAACCCCTAAGAGCTTTGAAACACTGATGGCCTATTTCAGCAGCCAGGGGTTTCCGGTACTTGCACCAGCCTGGCCTTATCATGAAACGAAAGCCGCTGAGCTGAAGAGTGATTCTTCCGGCCAATTGGGGAAAATTGGCTTAGAGGAGCTGGTTGAGCATTATGCCAGAATCATCCGCACCCTGCCGCAGAAGCCGGTTATCATCGGCCATTCCTTCGGCGGAGCCCTGACCCAGCTCCTGATGGACCGTAATCTGGGCCTGGCCGGAATAGCGATTGATTCTGCAGGCACCAAAGGGATCGTCGCGGCGGCTTACCCGACAACTACCCGGACCATTGCCCGCATCTTCCTGGCCCCCTGGAAGAAAACCTTCCTGATGAACCCGAAGGAATTCAAGTACGGCTTCGTTCATAATATGCCCAAAGCTGAGCAGGAGCAGGCATACCGGGAGCATGTGGTGCCGGAGACATCACGGATCTTCTTCCAGGCAGCCGCCGCACCATTCTCTGCCAAGTCACCGGCAGCGGTCAATTATGACAACGGTGACCGCGGGCCGCTGCTCATGATTGCCGGCGAGCTGGACCGGATCATACCTGCAAAGATGGTGCGCAAAAACTTCGGCTTCTACAATCAGAACTCGGGAGCGGTGACCGAATACAAGGAGTTTGCCGGCCGGAGCCATTGGATTATTGCCGAGCCGGGCTGGAAAGAGGTTGCAGAGTATATGGAGAACTGGCTGGAACGCCAGCTGCCGTCTGGTTTGATCTGA
- a CDS encoding tryptophan-rich sensory protein, which translates to MRRSNPYKWWNLLLYLGVIAVNTLSVTLPLGGNSTGEISDRYHTYITPAGYAFSIWSLIYLLLAGFIIYQFRRDTGGRDSVQSIGIWFMLSCIFNMGWLVLWHYLYIELSLVVMVLMLISLIVIYRRTRSITAPTSGEKWLVRLPFSIYLGWISVATIVNVSIVLEKNNWDGFGLSGSLWAVIMLCVGAVLAVIVSFPHRDSIYPLVFVWAFIAIAIEQKDTDNIFFTGLIAAGLLLLYSIWLLLTPPRNRSRY; encoded by the coding sequence ATGAGAAGAAGCAACCCTTATAAGTGGTGGAATCTGCTGCTGTACCTCGGCGTAATTGCCGTCAATACGCTGTCGGTAACGCTGCCGCTTGGCGGGAACAGTACCGGAGAAATTTCGGACAGGTATCATACTTACATTACCCCGGCCGGCTACGCATTCTCTATCTGGTCTCTGATTTACCTGCTGCTTGCCGGGTTCATTATTTATCAGTTCCGCAGGGATACCGGAGGAAGGGATTCCGTGCAGAGTATAGGCATCTGGTTCATGCTCAGCTGTATATTTAATATGGGCTGGCTGGTCCTCTGGCATTATTTGTACATTGAGCTGTCGCTGGTTGTCATGGTGCTTATGCTGATTTCACTGATCGTAATCTACCGCCGCACCCGCAGCATCACGGCCCCCACCTCGGGCGAGAAATGGCTGGTTAGACTGCCCTTCAGCATATATCTCGGCTGGATCTCCGTAGCCACCATCGTTAATGTAAGCATCGTACTGGAGAAGAATAACTGGGACGGCTTCGGGCTAAGCGGTTCGCTCTGGGCTGTGATCATGCTCTGTGTGGGGGCAGTGCTCGCTGTTATTGTGAGCTTCCCTCACCGGGACAGCATCTATCCGCTCGTCTTCGTCTGGGCCTTCATTGCCATTGCCATCGAACAGAAGGATACAGATAATATTTTCTTCACCGGACTGATTGCCGCTGGACTTCTGCTGCTCTACAGCATCTGGCTGCTGCTGACCCCGCCGCGTAACCGCAGCAGATATTAA
- a CDS encoding glycoside hydrolase family 31 protein: MESSEAIRPEKMGPLVMKETWNTPGSVVSWERSENVYICRGECAGVVLIFLSDDMFRMKVFHGRVPDLTTSQAVMNESCIPHLFPVDETEEQLIFTTSAIRLIIEKSSFLLRVENTSGKVIMQQNLTSWNPRGASHAEYDMQPDSHFYGLGEKSSFLDKRGERYTNWNTDVFAPHLPEIEALYESIPLLIHMHGDLSYGLFLDNTGRSDFDMRSHGVAFTIGCSTGEYDIYFINGPEMKDVVRRYTSLTGRIALPPKWAIGYHQSRYSYMNQQEVLQLARTFREKNIPCDVIYLDIHYMDEYRVFTFDPVNFPDPQKMISELGELGVRIVPIVDPGVKKDPKYEVYKQGVLEKHFCRRLEGDIFFGEVWPGISAFPDFSDSRTAEWWGDLHKYYTDLGIQGIWNDMNEPAVFNETKTMDLDVMHFNNGRPVTHEEYHNLYGMMMSKATYEGLAEHMGGERPFVLTRAGYAGIQRYAAVWTGDNRSFWEHMAMAMPMVLNMGLSGLAFSGPDIGGFAHHTSAQLLVRWTQMGVFFPYCRNHSSIGTLRQEPWSFGEEVEGILREFIGLRYRWMPHLYNLFHEAETSGLPVIRPLILEYPRDPHVTNLCDQFLLGDNVLIAPVYRPDTDHRSVYLPEGCWIDYWDGEIHEGGRHILAAAPLHIMPMYVKAGSFTAEGPLKQYALEDTEETVIFHLYGAEAAKGFSAAFKLYEDDGHSFGYRKGQYTELAVQATGTEGGLVLQWVYGVHDYKPRREMLRFALCYPFFTVAAVDGLEEISLEQLNEGVEGWAYNGKKGAIILQAADVPGGGELRIQADDEDGE; the protein is encoded by the coding sequence ATGGAGAGCAGCGAGGCGATACGCCCCGAGAAGATGGGACCACTGGTGATGAAGGAGACCTGGAACACCCCGGGCAGCGTGGTTTCCTGGGAACGTTCGGAGAATGTCTATATCTGCCGCGGGGAATGTGCCGGGGTTGTCTTAATCTTTTTGAGTGATGATATGTTCCGGATGAAAGTCTTTCATGGAAGGGTGCCCGATCTGACCACATCGCAGGCGGTGATGAATGAGAGCTGTATCCCGCATCTGTTTCCTGTGGATGAGACGGAGGAGCAGCTGATCTTCACGACGAGCGCCATCCGGCTGATTATCGAGAAATCATCGTTCCTTCTCCGTGTGGAGAATACCTCAGGCAAGGTGATTATGCAGCAGAATCTGACCAGCTGGAACCCGCGCGGCGCCAGCCATGCGGAGTATGATATGCAGCCGGATTCGCATTTTTACGGACTGGGTGAGAAGTCGAGCTTCCTTGATAAACGCGGGGAGCGTTATACGAACTGGAATACCGATGTGTTTGCCCCGCATCTGCCGGAGATTGAGGCGCTCTACGAATCTATTCCGCTGCTTATTCACATGCACGGCGATCTCTCCTACGGGTTATTTCTGGACAACACGGGCCGGAGCGATTTCGACATGCGTTCGCATGGCGTTGCTTTTACCATTGGCTGCTCTACAGGGGAATACGACATTTATTTCATTAACGGGCCTGAGATGAAGGATGTTGTCCGAAGATACACCTCGCTCACCGGCAGAATAGCGCTTCCGCCCAAATGGGCGATCGGCTACCACCAGTCGCGCTACAGCTATATGAACCAGCAGGAGGTGCTGCAGCTTGCCCGTACCTTCCGTGAGAAGAACATTCCGTGCGACGTCATTTATCTTGATATCCATTATATGGACGAGTACCGCGTATTCACCTTTGACCCCGTCAACTTCCCTGATCCGCAGAAAATGATCTCAGAGCTCGGGGAGCTGGGCGTGCGGATCGTGCCCATTGTGGATCCCGGAGTCAAAAAAGACCCCAAATACGAGGTGTACAAGCAAGGTGTGCTGGAGAAGCATTTCTGCCGCCGCCTGGAGGGGGATATCTTCTTCGGCGAGGTCTGGCCGGGGATCAGCGCATTTCCCGATTTCAGCGACAGCCGGACCGCCGAGTGGTGGGGCGATTTGCATAAGTACTACACGGACCTCGGCATCCAGGGGATCTGGAATGACATGAACGAGCCGGCGGTCTTCAATGAGACCAAGACGATGGATCTCGATGTGATGCATTTCAACAACGGACGTCCGGTTACCCATGAGGAATACCACAATCTGTACGGCATGATGATGTCCAAAGCCACGTATGAGGGGCTTGCCGAGCATATGGGGGGCGAGCGGCCTTTTGTGCTAACCCGGGCCGGTTATGCGGGCATCCAGCGGTATGCAGCCGTATGGACCGGGGATAACCGCAGCTTCTGGGAGCATATGGCGATGGCGATGCCGATGGTGCTCAATATGGGACTGTCGGGACTGGCGTTCTCCGGGCCGGATATCGGCGGGTTCGCCCATCATACGTCCGCACAGCTGCTGGTGCGCTGGACGCAAATGGGCGTGTTTTTCCCATACTGCCGCAATCATTCTTCCATCGGAACGCTGCGCCAGGAGCCTTGGTCCTTCGGTGAAGAGGTGGAGGGGATTCTGCGCGAATTCATCGGACTGAGGTACCGCTGGATGCCGCATTTGTACAATCTGTTTCATGAGGCGGAGACGAGCGGGCTGCCTGTGATCCGTCCGCTTATTCTTGAGTATCCGCGGGACCCTCATGTGACGAATCTGTGCGACCAGTTCCTGCTGGGCGACAATGTGCTGATTGCCCCGGTCTACCGCCCGGATACAGATCACCGCTCGGTCTACCTGCCGGAAGGCTGCTGGATTGATTATTGGGATGGGGAGATTCATGAAGGCGGACGTCATATCCTCGCAGCAGCGCCGCTGCACATCATGCCGATGTATGTGAAGGCGGGCAGCTTCACGGCCGAAGGTCCGTTGAAGCAGTATGCGCTGGAGGACACGGAAGAGACGGTCATCTTCCATCTGTACGGGGCGGAAGCTGCCAAGGGGTTCTCGGCGGCATTCAAGCTGTATGAGGACGACGGGCACAGCTTCGGGTACCGTAAGGGGCAATATACGGAGCTTGCTGTGCAGGCTACGGGTACCGAAGGCGGTCTGGTGCTGCAATGGGTGTATGGTGTGCATGATTATAAGCCGCGCCGGGAGATGCTGCGGTTTGCGCTATGTTATCCTTTCTTCACCGTGGCTGCGGTGGACGGACTTGAGGAGATCAGCCTCGAACAGCTGAATGAAGGCGTGGAGGGCTGGGCCTACAACGGGAAGAAGGGTGCGATTATTCTGCAGGCGGCCGATGTTCCGGGGGGCGGAGAGTTGCGGATTCAGGCGGACGATGAAGATGGAGAATAG